From one Tachysurus vachellii isolate PV-2020 chromosome 23, HZAU_Pvac_v1, whole genome shotgun sequence genomic stretch:
- the zdhhc1 gene encoding palmitoyltransferase ZDHHC1 isoform X1, with product MDLCSRNPNRTVPVSDEVPRRANVPLCSRTNGWSWPPHPFQLLAWLLYLYFAVTGFGVFIPLLPSHWIPAGYICTGITFVCHLLVHLTAVSIDPADYNVRAKSYKGPLPTFDRTKHAHVIENCHCYLCEVDVGPKSKHCSACNKCVASFDHHCRWLNNCVGSRNYWVFLNSVISALLGIFLVVIIATYVFIEFFLDPSKLRTDKHFQQVKNESVVWFVFLPVAPVSTAGPAIPALAGVTITMGLLSSLLLGHLLCFHVYLMWNRLSTFEYIVRQRHRQEARDTNKDPSLTEPGVPKINLVKDASYSGTLGYTNPELEAEDPATRNAHGKPELYGKDRIRSSLERMADDELLPTVSTEHKPAPRPAKNNQKKKKKVHKIPAEVIDDRVTEMNTSRVMAHHSAEQEFSVAAATLSSSLSQRLPFPAFPVRVTLPPLAPVQAAGPPAEYHSDSAESLEEIPVALARLGTATPARVPLTSIGYFSSSQHILLQPLPSPQPRTKKKAAANKAAEERFEMASHNPFVFIGRGNRETALTVDVVRAEDGRGHMGKRKHTSKRRGTEEARHGSRSNTPLA from the exons ATGGACCTGTGCAGCAGGAACCCAAACCGCACGGTGCCTGTCAGTGATGAAGTGCCCAGACGAGCCAACGTGCCCCTGTGTTCCAGGACAAACGGGTGGAGCTGGCCTCCTCACCCTTTCCAGCTTTTGGCATGGCTTCTCTACCTTTACTTTGCAGTCACAGGGTTTGGAgttttcatccctctgctgccgTCACACTGGATCCCGGCTGGTTATATT TGTACAGGTATTACGTTCGTCTGTCACCTGCTTGTGCACCTGACTGCTGTCTCCATCGATCCCGCAGACTATAATGTCAGAGCAAAGAGCTACAAAGGACCACTGCCTACGTTCGACCGCACAAAACACGCACATGTCATCGAGAACTGCCACTGTTACCTCTGTGAGGTGGATGT AGGTCCGAAATCCAAACACTGCAGCGCCTGTAATAAGTGCGTGGCCAGTTTCGATCACCACTGCAGATGGCTAAACAACTGTGTGGGCAGCAGAAACTATTG GGTTTTCCTGAACAGCGTCATATCCGCTCTACTGGGCATATTTTTAGTCGTGATCATCGCCACTTACGTTTTCATCGAGTTCTTTTTGGATCCGTCGAAGCTTcgtactgataaacatttccaGCAAG TGAAGAATGAATCCGTGGTGTGGTTTGTCTTCTTGCCGGTGGCTCCAGTATCTACAGCAGGTCCAGCCATTCCTGCCCTTGCAGGAGTGACCATCACCATGGGGCTTCTTTCCTCATTGCTGCTCGGACATTTACTCTGTTTTCATGTCTATCTCA tgTGGAACAGACTGAGCACATTCGAGTACATCGTCCGACAGAGACATCGGCAGGAGGCGAGAGACACTAACAAAGACCCTTCATTGACCGAGCCTGGAGTTCCCAAGATAAACCTTGTTAAG gaTGCAAGCTACTCAGGTACTCTAGGCTACACCAATCCTGAGCTGGAGGCGGAGGATCCTGCTACCAGGAACGCACATGGAAAGCCAGA GCTGTATGGTAAAGACAGGATCAGAAGCTCGCTAGAAAGAATGGCTGATGACGAGCTACTCCCTACTGTGTCCACGGAGCACAAACCAGCGCCTCGTCCTGCAAAAAACAACCAG aagaagaagaagaaagtgcaTAAAATACCAGCAGAAGTGATTGATGACCGAGTCACAGAGATGAACACGAGCAGAGTCATGGCACATCATTCAGCTGagcaag AGTTCTCTGTAGCCGCTGCCACTCTGTCCTCATCCCTAAGCCAGCGCCTCCCTTTCCCAGCATTCCCAGTTCGGGTGACACTCCCCCCTCTGGCCCCTGTGCAAGCTGCTGGCCCCCCGGCTGAGTACCACTCTGATTCCGCAGAGTCTCTGGAGGAAATCCCTGTAGCTCTGGCACGCCTTGGCACTGCCACGCCGGCGCGGGTGCCTCTCACCTCCATTGGCTATTTCTCCTCTTCGCAGCACATTTTGCTCCAGCCGTTACCCTCTCCTCAGCCCAGGACCAAAAAGAAGGCTGCGGCTAACAAGGCTGCAGAAGAGAGATTCGAGATGGCATCCCATAATCCTTTTGTATTCATCGGTAGAGGAAACCGAGAGACCGCCTTAACTGTAGACGTTGTTAGAGCGGAGGATGGACGAGGTCACATGGGAAAACGCAAGCACACGAGCAAGAGAAGAGGCACAGAGGAGGCAAGACACGGCTCCAGATCCAACACACCGCTAGCGTAG
- the zdhhc1 gene encoding palmitoyltransferase ZDHHC1 isoform X2: MDLCSRNPNRTVPVSDEVPRRANVPLCSRTNGWSWPPHPFQLLAWLLYLYFAVTGFGVFIPLLPSHWIPAGYICTGITFVCHLLVHLTAVSIDPADYNVRAKSYKGPLPTFDRTKHAHVIENCHCYLCEVDVGPKSKHCSACNKCVASFDHHCRWLNNCVGSRNYWVFLNSVISALLGIFLVVIIATYVFIEFFLDPSKLRTDKHFQQVKNESVVWFVFLPVAPVSTAGPAIPALAGVTITMGLLSSLLLGHLLCFHVYLMWNRLSTFEYIVRQRHRQEARDTNKDPSLTEPGVPKINLVKDASYSGTLGYTNPELEAEDPATRNAHGKPELYGKDRIRSSLERMADDELLPTVSTEHKPAPRPAKNNQKKKKVHKIPAEVIDDRVTEMNTSRVMAHHSAEQEFSVAAATLSSSLSQRLPFPAFPVRVTLPPLAPVQAAGPPAEYHSDSAESLEEIPVALARLGTATPARVPLTSIGYFSSSQHILLQPLPSPQPRTKKKAAANKAAEERFEMASHNPFVFIGRGNRETALTVDVVRAEDGRGHMGKRKHTSKRRGTEEARHGSRSNTPLA, from the exons ATGGACCTGTGCAGCAGGAACCCAAACCGCACGGTGCCTGTCAGTGATGAAGTGCCCAGACGAGCCAACGTGCCCCTGTGTTCCAGGACAAACGGGTGGAGCTGGCCTCCTCACCCTTTCCAGCTTTTGGCATGGCTTCTCTACCTTTACTTTGCAGTCACAGGGTTTGGAgttttcatccctctgctgccgTCACACTGGATCCCGGCTGGTTATATT TGTACAGGTATTACGTTCGTCTGTCACCTGCTTGTGCACCTGACTGCTGTCTCCATCGATCCCGCAGACTATAATGTCAGAGCAAAGAGCTACAAAGGACCACTGCCTACGTTCGACCGCACAAAACACGCACATGTCATCGAGAACTGCCACTGTTACCTCTGTGAGGTGGATGT AGGTCCGAAATCCAAACACTGCAGCGCCTGTAATAAGTGCGTGGCCAGTTTCGATCACCACTGCAGATGGCTAAACAACTGTGTGGGCAGCAGAAACTATTG GGTTTTCCTGAACAGCGTCATATCCGCTCTACTGGGCATATTTTTAGTCGTGATCATCGCCACTTACGTTTTCATCGAGTTCTTTTTGGATCCGTCGAAGCTTcgtactgataaacatttccaGCAAG TGAAGAATGAATCCGTGGTGTGGTTTGTCTTCTTGCCGGTGGCTCCAGTATCTACAGCAGGTCCAGCCATTCCTGCCCTTGCAGGAGTGACCATCACCATGGGGCTTCTTTCCTCATTGCTGCTCGGACATTTACTCTGTTTTCATGTCTATCTCA tgTGGAACAGACTGAGCACATTCGAGTACATCGTCCGACAGAGACATCGGCAGGAGGCGAGAGACACTAACAAAGACCCTTCATTGACCGAGCCTGGAGTTCCCAAGATAAACCTTGTTAAG gaTGCAAGCTACTCAGGTACTCTAGGCTACACCAATCCTGAGCTGGAGGCGGAGGATCCTGCTACCAGGAACGCACATGGAAAGCCAGA GCTGTATGGTAAAGACAGGATCAGAAGCTCGCTAGAAAGAATGGCTGATGACGAGCTACTCCCTACTGTGTCCACGGAGCACAAACCAGCGCCTCGTCCTGCAAAAAACAACCAG aagaagaagaaagtgcaTAAAATACCAGCAGAAGTGATTGATGACCGAGTCACAGAGATGAACACGAGCAGAGTCATGGCACATCATTCAGCTGagcaag AGTTCTCTGTAGCCGCTGCCACTCTGTCCTCATCCCTAAGCCAGCGCCTCCCTTTCCCAGCATTCCCAGTTCGGGTGACACTCCCCCCTCTGGCCCCTGTGCAAGCTGCTGGCCCCCCGGCTGAGTACCACTCTGATTCCGCAGAGTCTCTGGAGGAAATCCCTGTAGCTCTGGCACGCCTTGGCACTGCCACGCCGGCGCGGGTGCCTCTCACCTCCATTGGCTATTTCTCCTCTTCGCAGCACATTTTGCTCCAGCCGTTACCCTCTCCTCAGCCCAGGACCAAAAAGAAGGCTGCGGCTAACAAGGCTGCAGAAGAGAGATTCGAGATGGCATCCCATAATCCTTTTGTATTCATCGGTAGAGGAAACCGAGAGACCGCCTTAACTGTAGACGTTGTTAGAGCGGAGGATGGACGAGGTCACATGGGAAAACGCAAGCACACGAGCAAGAGAAGAGGCACAGAGGAGGCAAGACACGGCTCCAGATCCAACACACCGCTAGCGTAG